Sequence from the Bacillus sp. es.036 genome:
CCTATTAAGTGTTCTGGCTTACGAAGCGTTTCTCTTCTGAATAACGTCTTTCCCTGTATTTTTATATGATCATGAACCGATGAATCTTGGAGAAGTTGAGGGAGAGTTAACCGAGGAAGGCTTTCATTCTCCAAAATCCACCTTCCAAAAAGAATCGATTTTAAAGCATAAAGCATCCCTTTTTGATCGGATCGTTCTTCCTGTGCTTTTAAATTTGTTATTCCCATCTTAATATAATGAAACAATAATGGTTTTACTGAAAAACAATCCGTGCTTAATTCCCTAAGCATTTTCACTTCTTCCGTTTCCTTGTATATAGTCGGTGAAATGAACCACTCCAGAATGGAAGGATTCGATTTACCTATTAAAAAGAGCGTCTTTCGTATATCCCACCCGTGGAATTCAACTTTTCCGATGTTCACTTCTAAAACATCAGTCTGAGGAAATACCGTTAAATACCACTCTAAATCGTGTTTGTAAATAAACCGTATATCATGATCACTGTTCTCATTCTCATAACCGAAAGCGCGACTCCCCGCTTCACATGCAAATAAAATCGTAATCTTATTCTTTTCTTCTAACTCCTTAAGCGTTGTTGTGATCGTGCTCATGACATAACCTCTTTATCGACAAAAAGCTACCAGGTTTAGCCCGGTAGCTTTTTCGTTTATTTTTCTAATTCTTTCATGACTTTATCCACGTCGGTCTCAGGAAGTGAACAGCTAAAATTTTCACAAATGTAGATGGTCGTTTCGTTTGTTTTCTCAAAGTTAGCAACGAATGGGGCTGCTTCTGTTAGTTCCGTCGGATCTTCGACGCTCATTACGGTTAGTTCAGGTAAAAAGTTTTGCTGTAGAAACTGTATCAATCTTTCTTTATTGCGATCTTGGTTTGAACCGACGATGACCACTTCTTTAGAAGAAGATCGTGCATAGAGCTTACTCATTAAGAAATAAGCATGACCACTTGAATACGATGATACATCACCTGAAAAAGCGGTAAACATCCGATTCGCCCACTTATCATATTTCATTTCGCCGGTTAACTTCGATAAACGTAGCAACTGAAGAACAGCAACGCTATTTCCAGATGGGAGAGCGCCATCGTGAACATCTTTCGGTCTTGCGATCAATCGATCAGCATCATGGCCATATAAGTAGAATCCTCCAGAACTCTCATCCCAAAACAATTGGTGCATATCATCAGAGATTTTTTTTGCTTTAACAAGATATTGGGAGTCATACGTTGCTTCATACAATTCATTTAACGCCCAGAGTCCATACGCATAATCGTCATGATACGCTTTGGATTTCACTTCTCCATCGCGATAACGAGCCATTAAACGTCCATCGATCACCATGTTTTCTTCAATAAATCGATACGACTTTTCAGCTAATTGAGTGTATTCAATTTGTTGAAACGCCCTTCCAGCTTTCGCAAATGCCGCAATCATTAACATGTTCCAACTCGTTAAAATTTTATCATCTTTATACGGATGAACTCGTTTTTCTCTCTCGGCATAAAGTTTCTTTCTTGCTGTCTCCAGTTGTGTTTGGACGTCTTCTTCTGTCAGGTTGAATGATTTAGCAATCTTTGAAAGATCCGTTTTGATTAAGTTAGGAATGTTTTTCCCTTCGAAATTTCCTCTCGCTGTGATGTCATACACTTCAGAGTACAGAGAGCCAAGTTCTTCACCTAAGATTGTGTGAACTTCTTCTTTTGTCCACACATAAAACTTGCCTTCTTCCCCTTCAGAATCAGCATCTTCTGCGGAATAAAAACCTCCATCATTCCCTGTCATGTCACGTTGTACGTATTCGAGTATCTCACAAGCAACTCGTTTGTAGCGTTCATTCCCAGTGACTTGAAATGCTTCGGTATAGGTAAGCGCAAGCATGGCGTTATCATACAGCATTTTTTCAAAATGGGGCACAAGCCATTCCTGATCGACAGCGTACCTCGCAAAACCAAACCCTACGTGATCATAAATGCCACCATTCGCCATAGCATCTAGCGTTCTCGTCACCATCGTTAAGCATAGATCCTGATTATATTGACGATAATACCGTAGCAAATACATCAACATATGAGGGGATGGAAATTTCGGGGACTGACCGAAACCACCAAATATCGTATCAAAGGAATTTTGCATTTGACCAAATGCTTTATGTAACGGCTCTTCTGTTAGTTCTCCACCTTCCGCATTCATTCGTTCTTGCAATGACGCGGTTATTTTATCTCCAATTCCTGTAATTCGCTCAGGATTTTCCTTGTATTGCTGATAAAGCTGCATGATCGCATCTTTAAATCCCGGTAGATTGTATCGACTTTCTTTCGGAAAATAAGTTCCCGCATAAAATGGCTTTTGATCTGGTGTAATAAATACATTCAACGGCCACCCGCCCTGACCGGTTAATCCCTGACAAACCTTCATATAAATGGAATCAATATCAGGACGTTCTTCCCGATCAACCTTAATCGCTACAAAGCGGTCATTTAGAAGTTTTGCCGTCTCCTCATCCTCAAAGCTCTCTCTTTCCATCACATGACACCAATGACAAGTCGAATATCCAATCGAAACAAGCACAGGCTTGTTTTCTCTTTTCGCTTTCTCAAACGCTTCTTCTCCCCACGGATACCAGTTAACTGGATTGTGGGCATGTTGAAGCAAATAGGGGGATTTTTCATGAATTAATTTATTTTCATACGGCTGATTGCTGTTTTTCATTTTGTCACCCTCCGTTTCTTCGCATCATTTTCTTTTCAGTGTATCAAAATGTTGTGCGTTAAAACAAAAATAAGCGGGATCACCGCTTATCGTATGTTTTTTCGATATAGGCTTGTTCTTCTTCTGTTGTCATTAATCTTTCCGCTTTCCCTATCGTTCCTCCATTTAAATTCCAAATGTAGTTATGTACATCAACTGCATTATTAAAGTTTCCTTTATCCCATTTTGTTAAAGCTTCCGTATAAAAATCCTGGTACTTATACTCTTCTGGCGTCCCTTTTACTTTATCTAGCACCTCGAGCATATTATCAATCCGCTCCTCAGAAATTTGATAGATCCCCCACTTATCTTCTGCTATAACTTTTTGATGGGTCATTCCATGTATATAATCCTGAAATTTACTTTCACTTGGAATACCATCTGACGTAATGGATTCTTCACCATCATCCACGTAACGCTCTGGATCAACAGATGAACCCTTTTCATCACTTATAGCTTCAGCTTCTTGTGTTTTTTCTTTTAAACTCCAATCTAAATCTGAAATAAACCAGTACGTAAGTCCAAGGATAAGGACTACCATTGATGTAATTGAAATAACTAACGTTTTTGTTGAAGCCATTAAATGCGACAGCTCCTTACCTCTGATTCCGCCTGTGTGACGTACAGCTTTTGAAATTGTAACTCTCTCAATCTAATAAAGGGTATTAATACCTATTTTTGCATACATTTCTATAAAAACAAGGGAAATAACCTTATTTTCTGAATATTTATCAAAAAAATGAAGAACTTCAGGCTACAACTAGGCGAATGGATTAGCATGTCCGATACCTTCTACATAAAGTATTGATAGATAGGAGGTGGTAATATGGGAAGTCGTCGAAGTGCTAGTAACCGAAGAGCTAACATTAAGCGAAACCGAACTGAAGGTGAAACAAGGGGTCGTTGTGGCTGTAAAGATAATGATACAGCGGGTCGCGAAACCGCTCCTAGCTGTTCTCGATACTGCTCCAACGTTTGTCGCCGTTTATTTCCTTTAGACTTTACACGTTGTTTTAACGACTGTGTGTCGTGCCAAAAAGATGTGGTTTTTGAAACAGATCACGAATTTTACGAAGATTAATGGCTAATCAGAAAGGACAATCCCTTTTTACAGGAATTGTCCTTTTTCCTTCCCCAAACGTATTACCCTAGTATAAATTGACCATGAATATTCCATTGAAATTGATCTGCACGTAACCACATTGTAAGAGCTTCAATGTCATCTGAAAAGACGCGATCTTCCTCAATCGAGGATACGATTGTTCGTCCTTTCTCATATAACTTCTGAGCAGATGTAGAGGCTAATGAAATGCCCCGGATTTCTAATGCTTGCATCGCACATATCATTTCAATCGCAACCACTTTCTGGGTATTTCCTATAATTTGATAAGCATGACGAGCACCAATTGTTCCCATACTTACGTGATCTTCCTGGTTTGCGGACGAAGGGATACTATCCACACTCGCTGGATGGGCGAACGTTTTGTTTTCTGATACGAGGGAAGCAGCCGCATATTGCATAATCATGGCACCAGACTGGAGACCGGGATCCGGGCTTAAAAATGCCGGCAAATCATTTAACTGCGGATTAACGAGCCGTTCCACTCTCCGTTCTGAAATATTAGCCATTTCGGCTACGGCGATTTTGAGAAAGTCCATCGCAATGGCAATAGGTTGACCGTGAAAATTCCCACCAGAGACGACCGTTTGGCCGTTTTCTAAAATAAGAGGATTATCTGTGGCAGCGTTCATTTCAATCTCAAGCTTTTCTTTTACATAACCTAGACTCTGTCTTGAGGCCCCGTGAACTTGCGGCATGCATCGTAAGGAGTAGGCGTCTTGCACCCGTTTTTGTCCTTGATGTGTCACGAGCTTGCTATCACTCGTTAACTTTCTTATTCGTTCGGCAACCTCCATTTGCTCAGGGTACCCTCGTGCTTCATGTATCGCTGAATGAAAGGCGTCAATAATCCCTTCCAGTGCTTCAAGGGTCATCGCGCCGATCCAATCACACTGATCCATTAAACGCTCTGCTTCAATATAGTTGATCACTCCCATCGCCGTCATTGCTTGTGTCCCATTAATAAGGGCAAGACCTTCTTTTGCCTTTAAGGTAAGTGGGGAAATACCTCGTTCATCGTAAACACCTTTTGTTGGTACAATTCTCCCTTGGTAATGAACTTTTCCTTCTCCTACAAGAACTAACGCAAGGTGAGAGAGCGGCGCTAGATCCCCGGAGGCTCCAAGAGATCCTTGACTTGGAATAACGGGAATAATTTCTTCATTTGCTAGATCACAAAGACGTTCGACAACACATGGGCGAACGCCGGAATACCCTTTTAATAACGCATTAAGTCGTAATACGACCATGGCTTTACTGACTGGTTCAGGAAAGTATTCCCCTACCCCACAGGCATGGGAACGTATAAGATGAAGTTGAAGAGTATCGACATCTTTATCTTGAATCCGAACGTCGCTGAATTTACCGAAACCTGTATTAATTCCATACACAGTCTCCCCACTTGCTACGATCTTCTCAACTGCTAACCTGCTTTTCATAACCTTTTCCATACTGATCGGGTCAATCGCAATTCCTTCTCCTTCGTATATGACACGTTTCATTTCCATTAAAGTTAACGTAGAGCCATTTAAATGAACCATACCTATCGCCTTCTCTCATTCAAATTGATCTTCTCAAAACAAAAAGAGGCGGCAATGGAACATACCGTTCCATTGCCGCCTCCTCATCACTCATTACTTTAGGCAGCATTTATCCTATATGATTAATTCCAAGACCAAACGTTTCATGTTCAAGCCCTTTTACTGGAGCGCCAATTGTTCCATAAAAAGCGACAGCAATCCATTCTCCTTCATCAAAATGCTCATAAGGTGAGCCACGGACAATCGCAAAACGTAAGCCCACGGTTCGCATCATGTCTCCTGCACCTATCTGGCCACGCATAACCCCTTCTAATGCCTCTAATATGGCATGATATAAGGCATGCGTCTCTCGATAAAGCTCTTCTGAAATAATCTTATTCCTTTTAGCAGATGTTTCAACAGCTGAAATGACTTTCTGCATACTCATTGATCCAGACTTTCCCTGACAATAATCCACATCTTTCAGCTGATGAGAAAATGGTTCTAGCTCATCAGGAGTTAATGACGCTACGAGCATCGCTAATTTACCAATCAATATCTTTTGTGTCATTTCTCTCACCTGTCCACGTTTCTACTAGTTACTAGTAACTCCTTTTATTGTAAGCGTTATCAATGCTGGTGGTCAAGATGATTCCCTTCCTATAACCTTTCGTTTACAAACTCCCGTTATAAAAGAAAGCATTGTATGAACGGCACTTTTCACCCCGATCTCCCCTACATCTTTTCGAGGATCGAGGCAAACGATGTCCATCGCCTTCACTTTCGGATGCTCACCCGCTAACTGAACAGCGTCAAACAACTCTTCCGTTCTCATACCTCCAGGAGTTGCTGCGGGCGCTGCTGGATTACAAGAAATATCAAGGACGTCCATGTCGACCGTTAAGTAAATCGTGTCAACGGTCTTTTCAAGTTGAGCTAAGGCATCTTGAAGGACATGATGGATACCCTTTTTTCTTACTGTTTTCATCGTCGTGTAATGAACCCCATGTTCATCAGCATATTTTTTTAGCTCTAAACTATTAAAAAAACCGTGAAGTCCGATATTATGCACGTGCTTTCCTTCCACCGTATGGCTTTCTATGACCTGCCTTATTGGCGTACCATTTGCGGGCCCTAAATCCTCTAAGTTTCGTAAATCAAAATGTGTATCTAATTGCAAGATACCAATCGTCTCATTTTGATGCACCTGCTTCCAGCCTTTAATCAACATGGCCGTTATCGAATGATCCCCGCCCATCGTTAAAGGTATTGTATGGGGGTGCTGTTCTCTCATCGCTACCATAGCCTGTTGAATTTGATCATGGGTATACCGTATATCTGTCACATGCTGTTTAACATCACCAAGATCGATTGCTTTTAAATGAGCTAGATCAACGTCCTCGTCAAGATTATAGGTACGAAATGAACGCCATGCTCTTCGCATCGCATCAGGATTCTCACTTGCTGCGGATGTACTAATCGATGACTTTGATAAGGGAACACCGAGAATGGTAATGTCGTAGTCTTCCCAATTTGGCGTTGATTCTCCTATCGTTTCAATCCATTCATTCACCGTAAGATCAAATTGTTCATCCGTTTGCTTTGACCAAATCATGGTTGGGCGATTTAACATTGGGTATGGATATCCCCTCATAAAAGGTGTCCTCCTACGACCAGCGCCACGCCTCCTTTAATCACAGTATCGACATGATTCATTCCATACTGATAGGAAAGAGTAAGGTAATTAGGTACATCAAATATTGTGATGTCCGCTTTTTTACCAGCTTCAAGACTCCCTGTAGTATCCGCACACCCAACCGCATGTGCAGCATTAATGGTTGTCGCAGTTAATACCTCTTCAGGTGTCATCCCCATTTTCAAGCATCCAAGATTCATGATAAAAGGAAGAGAGAGTGTAGGAGATGAACCAGGATTTGCATCCGTAGATAGTGCTATACCTACTCCAGCATCTATCATCTTTCTTGCTTGAGCAAAATCAGCCATTAGGAAAAACGCCGTACCCGGAAGTAGTACTCCCATCACGCCTGCTTCAGCCATATCCTTTATTCCCTGATCTGATGCTCTTAGAAGATGATCAGCCGAAATAGCCCCAACAGAAGCCGCTAACTCCGCTCCTGCATAAGGTTCAATCTCATCAGCGTGAATTTTAGGAATAAGTCCGTAATCTTTACCAGCTTCTAGTATGCGCTTTGATTGATCAGGGGTGAAAACGCCACGTTCACAGAAAACGTCATTAAACGTTGCCAGCTTCCGATTGGCTACTTCTGGAATCATTTCGGAAATCACTTTCGATACAAACGTTTCGGGGTTACTCTTTTCTGATAAAGGAATTGCGTGCGCACCCATAAACGTGGAAATCACATCGATCGGATGAGATTCATGTAGTTGTTTCGCAACTTCTAATTGTTTTATTTCATGTTCTAATGACAGACCGTAACCGCTTTTCGCTTCAACTGTTGTCACTCCGTGTAATAAAAATTGATTCAAACGTTTTCTAGACTGTTCGAACAATTCTTCATAACTTGCTTTTTGTGTCGCACGCGTAGTGGCATGAATGCCTCCACCAGCTTCCATAATTTCCATATATGTCTTCCCTTGTAACCGCATCGCGTATTCATTTTCTCTCGTACCAGCATGAACAAGGTGCGTATGGGGATCGATTAACCCTGGAGTTACCACTTTTCCCGCCGCATCAATTTGCTCTGAAAGTGCCACTGAATCTTTGTATTTCGCTACCATTTCGTGCGATGATCCAACTTCCACAATGATTCCATCTTCTATATAGACAGCGCCATTTTCAATCAGTCCTATTTGCGACATTTTCTCTTTTATTGCTGGACGGTCAGAGTACCCTGACATTGTGATCAGCTGTGCAGCATTTTTTATTAATAGTCGTGCAGTCATATCGCTCTACCTCCTATTTCTTTCGTAGCATCGGAACATGAATGCCTTTCTCCTCTGCCGTTTTCTTCGCTAAATCATAGCCTGCGTCAACATGACGAACAACACCCATTCCAGGATCTGTTGTTAAAACACGTTCAATTCGCTGCTCTGCCTCTTTCGTCCCGTCTGCCACAATAACCATACCTGCGTGGAGCGAATAGCCCATACCAACACCACCGCCATGGTGGACGCTAACCCAACTTGCCCCACCAACACTATTAATCATCGCATTTAAAATCGGCCAGTCAGCAACTGCATCGCTTCCATCTTTCATTGCTTCGGTCTCTCGATTCGGCGAAGCGACGGAGCCAGAGTCAAGGTGATCACGGCCAATCACAATCGGAGCACTTAATTCCCCGTTCGCCACCATGTTATTAATGATCTTCCCAAACTTTGCTCGTTCCCCATACCCAAGCCAACAAATACGAGAAGGAAGTCCTTGAAAACTAATTTTCTCTCGCGCCATACGAATCCAATGACAAAGGTGCTCGTTGTCACTAAACTCGTTTAAAATCACTTCATCTGTTTTATAAATATCTTTTGGGTCTCCAGACAGAGCTACCCAACGAAAAGGGCCCTTCCCTTCGCAAAACTGCGGTCGGATATAAGCTGGTACAAATCCAGGAAAATCGAATGCACGTTGAACGCCTTCATCTTTAGCAACTTGGCGAATATTATTCCCGTAATCGAATGTTACGGCTCCTTGCTTTTGCATCTCAAGCATTGCTTCTACGTGTATGGCGATACTTTGTTTTGCTAGTTTACTATATTGATTTGGACTCTCTTTACGAAGTTTCCCTGCTGCTTTTATATTTAAGTTAATAGGGTAATAGCCGTTTAAAGGGTCATGAGCAGAAGTTTGATCAGTTAAAACGTCAGGAATAAATTTATGATCGATCATCTTTGGTAACATTTCTGCTACATTACCAAGCAAACCAATGGAAAGAGCTTCACCTTTATTTCGGGCTTTCTTAGCCATTTCAATCGCTTCCTCAAGATTAGCGGTTGACGTATCAAGATAGTTAGTATCGATTCGTCGCTGAATCCGTTTTTCATCCATTTCGATTGCAATACAAACGCCTCCGTTAAGAGTGACGGCAAGTGGTTGCGCCCCGCCCATCCCTCCTAAGCCTGCTGTTAACGTAATCGTATTCCTTAAACTACCATTAAAATGCTGCTTCCCACATTCAGCAAATGTCTCATACGTTCCCTGTACAATCCCTTGACTGCCAATGTAAATCCAGCTCCCAGCTGTCATTTGTCCATACATCATCAACCCTTTTCGATCGAGTTCATGAAAGTGGTCCCAATTTGCCCAGGCAGGCACCAAATTTGAATTAGCCATCAGCACTTTAGGCGCATCCTTGTGAGTCTTAAAAACAGCTACTGGCTTCCCAGATTGGATCA
This genomic interval carries:
- a CDS encoding nucleotidyltransferase domain-containing protein — its product is MSTITTTLKELEEKNKITILFACEAGSRAFGYENENSDHDIRFIYKHDLEWYLTVFPQTDVLEVNIGKVEFHGWDIRKTLFLIGKSNPSILEWFISPTIYKETEEVKMLRELSTDCFSVKPLLFHYIKMGITNLKAQEERSDQKGMLYALKSILFGRWILENESLPRLTLPQLLQDSSVHDHIKIQGKTLFRRETLRKPEHLIGNLEEELNQLEKKARLLKERRVMDQNRIDCVFRSIVRR
- a CDS encoding thioredoxin domain-containing protein, whose translation is MKNSNQPYENKLIHEKSPYLLQHAHNPVNWYPWGEEAFEKAKRENKPVLVSIGYSTCHWCHVMERESFEDEETAKLLNDRFVAIKVDREERPDIDSIYMKVCQGLTGQGGWPLNVFITPDQKPFYAGTYFPKESRYNLPGFKDAIMQLYQQYKENPERITGIGDKITASLQERMNAEGGELTEEPLHKAFGQMQNSFDTIFGGFGQSPKFPSPHMLMYLLRYYRQYNQDLCLTMVTRTLDAMANGGIYDHVGFGFARYAVDQEWLVPHFEKMLYDNAMLALTYTEAFQVTGNERYKRVACEILEYVQRDMTGNDGGFYSAEDADSEGEEGKFYVWTKEEVHTILGEELGSLYSEVYDITARGNFEGKNIPNLIKTDLSKIAKSFNLTEEDVQTQLETARKKLYAEREKRVHPYKDDKILTSWNMLMIAAFAKAGRAFQQIEYTQLAEKSYRFIEENMVIDGRLMARYRDGEVKSKAYHDDYAYGLWALNELYEATYDSQYLVKAKKISDDMHQLFWDESSGGFYLYGHDADRLIARPKDVHDGALPSGNSVAVLQLLRLSKLTGEMKYDKWANRMFTAFSGDVSSYSSGHAYFLMSKLYARSSSKEVVIVGSNQDRNKERLIQFLQQNFLPELTVMSVEDPTELTEAAPFVANFEKTNETTIYICENFSCSLPETDVDKVMKELEK
- a CDS encoding DUF6241 domain-containing protein codes for the protein MASTKTLVISITSMVVLILGLTYWFISDLDWSLKEKTQEAEAISDEKGSSVDPERYVDDGEESITSDGIPSESKFQDYIHGMTHQKVIAEDKWGIYQISEERIDNMLEVLDKVKGTPEEYKYQDFYTEALTKWDKGNFNNAVDVHNYIWNLNGGTIGKAERLMTTEEEQAYIEKTYDKR
- the hutH gene encoding histidine ammonia-lyase, translating into MVHLNGSTLTLMEMKRVIYEGEGIAIDPISMEKVMKSRLAVEKIVASGETVYGINTGFGKFSDVRIQDKDVDTLQLHLIRSHACGVGEYFPEPVSKAMVVLRLNALLKGYSGVRPCVVERLCDLANEEIIPVIPSQGSLGASGDLAPLSHLALVLVGEGKVHYQGRIVPTKGVYDERGISPLTLKAKEGLALINGTQAMTAMGVINYIEAERLMDQCDWIGAMTLEALEGIIDAFHSAIHEARGYPEQMEVAERIRKLTSDSKLVTHQGQKRVQDAYSLRCMPQVHGASRQSLGYVKEKLEIEMNAATDNPLILENGQTVVSGGNFHGQPIAIAMDFLKIAVAEMANISERRVERLVNPQLNDLPAFLSPDPGLQSGAMIMQYAAASLVSENKTFAHPASVDSIPSSANQEDHVSMGTIGARHAYQIIGNTQKVVAIEMICAMQALEIRGISLASTSAQKLYEKGRTIVSSIEEDRVFSDDIEALTMWLRADQFQWNIHGQFILG
- the hutP gene encoding hut operon transcriptional regulator HutP, whose product is MTQKILIGKLAMLVASLTPDELEPFSHQLKDVDYCQGKSGSMSMQKVISAVETSAKRNKIISEELYRETHALYHAILEALEGVMRGQIGAGDMMRTVGLRFAIVRGSPYEHFDEGEWIAVAFYGTIGAPVKGLEHETFGLGINHIG
- a CDS encoding agmatinase family protein, which produces MRGYPYPMLNRPTMIWSKQTDEQFDLTVNEWIETIGESTPNWEDYDITILGVPLSKSSISTSAASENPDAMRRAWRSFRTYNLDEDVDLAHLKAIDLGDVKQHVTDIRYTHDQIQQAMVAMREQHPHTIPLTMGGDHSITAMLIKGWKQVHQNETIGILQLDTHFDLRNLEDLGPANGTPIRQVIESHTVEGKHVHNIGLHGFFNSLELKKYADEHGVHYTTMKTVRKKGIHHVLQDALAQLEKTVDTIYLTVDMDVLDISCNPAAPAATPGGMRTEELFDAVQLAGEHPKVKAMDIVCLDPRKDVGEIGVKSAVHTMLSFITGVCKRKVIGRESS
- the hutI gene encoding imidazolonepropionase; this translates as MTARLLIKNAAQLITMSGYSDRPAIKEKMSQIGLIENGAVYIEDGIIVEVGSSHEMVAKYKDSVALSEQIDAAGKVVTPGLIDPHTHLVHAGTRENEYAMRLQGKTYMEIMEAGGGIHATTRATQKASYEELFEQSRKRLNQFLLHGVTTVEAKSGYGLSLEHEIKQLEVAKQLHESHPIDVISTFMGAHAIPLSEKSNPETFVSKVISEMIPEVANRKLATFNDVFCERGVFTPDQSKRILEAGKDYGLIPKIHADEIEPYAGAELAASVGAISADHLLRASDQGIKDMAEAGVMGVLLPGTAFFLMADFAQARKMIDAGVGIALSTDANPGSSPTLSLPFIMNLGCLKMGMTPEEVLTATTINAAHAVGCADTTGSLEAGKKADITIFDVPNYLTLSYQYGMNHVDTVIKGGVALVVGGHLL
- the hutU gene encoding urocanate hydratase: MADTKATKVEQYRGTVLHTKGWIQEAALRMLSNNLHPDVAENPEDLVVYGGIGKAARNWECYEAIVRSLKELENDETLLIQSGKPVAVFKTHKDAPKVLMANSNLVPAWANWDHFHELDRKGLMMYGQMTAGSWIYIGSQGIVQGTYETFAECGKQHFNGSLRNTITLTAGLGGMGGAQPLAVTLNGGVCIAIEMDEKRIQRRIDTNYLDTSTANLEEAIEMAKKARNKGEALSIGLLGNVAEMLPKMIDHKFIPDVLTDQTSAHDPLNGYYPINLNIKAAGKLRKESPNQYSKLAKQSIAIHVEAMLEMQKQGAVTFDYGNNIRQVAKDEGVQRAFDFPGFVPAYIRPQFCEGKGPFRWVALSGDPKDIYKTDEVILNEFSDNEHLCHWIRMAREKISFQGLPSRICWLGYGERAKFGKIINNMVANGELSAPIVIGRDHLDSGSVASPNRETEAMKDGSDAVADWPILNAMINSVGGASWVSVHHGGGVGMGYSLHAGMVIVADGTKEAEQRIERVLTTDPGMGVVRHVDAGYDLAKKTAEEKGIHVPMLRKK